One window of the Camarhynchus parvulus chromosome 2, STF_HiC, whole genome shotgun sequence genome contains the following:
- the LOC115913071 gene encoding LOW QUALITY PROTEIN: erythroblast NAD(P)(+)--arginine ADP-ribosyltransferase-like (The sequence of the model RefSeq protein was modified relative to this genomic sequence to represent the inferred CDS: substituted 1 base at 1 genomic stop codon), producing MAPLAQILELLAMVTTTMAVEVVTLDMAPGSFDDQYQGCGPAMKEALPALSSSEFEQNKEFAEVWAKAAAEWQRRGPPESPLSPDQATAIMAFSMDGLSSMFNDAVRVAGHSXQEYRDNFHFKTLHFLLTDALATLRDAQKGQCLNVFQRVCGVWFEAQHGDIIRFGEFTSAFLSTPTGECSNDTVLELHTCHGVEIQFFTEHPEENLVLIPPFETFNVTQITQEGNQTQIQLHSTGTFSEYNCVWWEHPQHPFPPWRTPPSCHSSGSGHQDPLSHEAAKVPEVTIVTVEAMATMITKTP from the exons ATGGCCCCCCTGGCTCAGATCCTGGAACTGCTGGCAATGGTCACGACCACCATGGCTGTTGAGGTGGTGACCCTGGACATGGCTCCGGGCTCCTTTGATGACCAGTACCAGGGCTGTGGCCCTGCCATGAAGGAGGCATTGCCGGCCCTCAGCAGCTCCGAGTTTGAGCAGAACAAGGAGTTTGCCGAGGTTTGGGCAAAGGCTGCAGCCGAGTGGCAGAGGCGGGGACCCCCTGagtcccctctgtccccagaccAGGCCACCGCCATCATGGCCTTCTCAATGGATGGCCTGTCCAGCATGTTCAATGATGCTGTGCGCGTGGCCGGGCATTCCTAACAGGAATACCGGGACAATTTCCACTTCAAAACgctgcatttcctgctgacCGACGCCCTGGCCACTCTGAGGGACGCTCAGAAAGGGCAGTGTCTCAACGTGTTCCAGAGGGTGTGTGGGGTCTGGTTTGAGGCACAGCACGGTGATATCATCCGGTTCGGTGAATTCACGTCGGCATTTCTGAGCACACCAACTGGCGAGTGCTCCAATGACACGGTGCTCGAGCTGCACACGTGCCATGGCGTGGAAATCCAGTTTTTCACAGAACATCCGGAAGAAAACTTGGTGCTGATCCCACCCTTCGAGACCTTCAATGTCACCCAAATCACCCAGGAAGGAAACCAGACACAGATCCAGCTCCACTCCACTGGGACCTTCAGCGAATACAACTGTGTGTG GTgggagcatccccagcaccccTTTCCACCTTGGAGGACTCCTCCTagctgccacagctctggcagTGGCCACCAGGATCCTCTGAGCCATGAGGCTGCCAAGGTCCCTGAGGTCACCATAGTCACTGTGGAAGCCATGGCCACCATGATCACCAAGACTCCCTGA
- the LOC115913060 gene encoding GPI-linked NAD(P)(+)--arginine ADP-ribosyltransferase 1-like, whose amino-acid sequence MALLAQTLALLAMTVTTAAIKVVPLDMARDSFDEQYQGCTPAMITALPGLNHFEFQVNPLFTQTRVKAEAAWHKRGILENFHFKTLHFLLTQALVTLRHAQNGQCHHVFRGVHDVRFQARCGQKVRFGQFTFY is encoded by the exons atggccctCCTGGCTCagaccctggcactgctggcaatgACTGTGACCACTGCAGCCATCAAGGTGGTGCCCCTGGACATGGCCAGGGACTCCTTTGATGAACAGTACCAGGGCTGCACCCCTGCCATGATCACGGCGTTGCCAGGCCTCAACCACTTTGAGTTCCAGGTGAATCCTCTCTTCACCCAGACAAGGGTGAAGGCCGAGGCTGCGTGGCACAAGCGGG GAATTCTGGAAAACTTCCACTTCAAAACGCTGCATTTCCTTCTGACTCAGGCTCTGGTGACACTGAGGCACGCTCAGAATGGGCAGTGTCACCACGTGTTCCGGGGTGTGCATGATGTCCGGTTCCAGGCACGGTGTGGCCAGAAGGTCCGGTTTGGTCAATTCACATTTTATTAA